A stretch of Brassica napus cultivar Da-Ae chromosome C6, Da-Ae, whole genome shotgun sequence DNA encodes these proteins:
- the LOC106352126 gene encoding E3 ubiquitin-protein ligase SINA-like 5 has product MPPPLRNPDHRSPKRPRFPLPPPVPEEEEEEEDEFSDVSADDEEDCSDESADDEEDDVEVVAVVTVAEAQSRRSVGSSSSNPSSPVKLNSSEILDCPTCLEPLRGPIYQCVNGHITCSPCLPRVYKQCPVCRIPIGNIRCRAMEMVIESSAVPCRYAIYGCKETTLYGDQAHEKVCPYIRCQCPVTNCSYTGAYKEVEAHARLQHSWDVEHLIPFVFNTPQIFSINLARTSRAVFQEEKEGDMIVVQTFKRTNGGVCVTVSHIAPLSLGLRNLSCSLAKLNAYTTLRLGVMVKKIQKLREQEEPREDFLFIPDYMLSDNHLKMQICVGSEFKYVHI; this is encoded by the exons ATGCCTCCTCCCCTGAGAAACCCCGACCACCGTTCCCCGAAGAGGCCACGGTTCCCTCTTCCTCCTCCCGTCcctgaagaggaggaagaagaagaagacgagttCAGCGACGTTAGTGCCGATGACGAGGAGGATTGCAGCGACGAAAGCGCCGATGACGAAGAAGATGACGTCGAAGTAGTCGCTGTCGTTACGGTAGCGGAGGCTCAATCAAGAAGATCCGttggcagcagcagcagcaacccTAGCTCCCCCGTTAAGCTGAACAGCTCTGAGATTCTCGATTGTCCCACTTGCTTAGAGCCACTCAGGGGACCCATCTATCAG TGTGTGAATGGGCATATAACTTGTTCTCCGTGCCTCCCCAGAGTCTATAAGCAATGCCCTGTCTGTAGGATACCCATCGGGAACATCAGATGCAGAGCCATGGAGATGGTCATTGAATCATCTGCTGTCCCCTGTCGTTACGCCATCTACGGGTGTAAAGAAACCACGTTGTATGGGGACCAAGCACATGAGAAGGTGTGTCCGTACATCCGTTGCCAGTGCCCCGTAACGAACTGCAGCTACACCGGCGCCTACAAGGAGGTCGAAGCCCACGCTCGTCTTCAGCACTCTTGGGACGTGGAACACCTCATCCCGTTCGTGTTCAACACCCCTCAGATATTTAGCATCAACCTGGCTAGGACCAGTAGGGCAGTTTTTCAGGAAGAGAAGGAGGGTGATATGATTGTGGTCCAGACTTTCAAAAGGACGAACGGTGGTGTTTGTGTGACCGTGAGCCATATCGCGCCTTTGTCTCTTGGATTACGCAACCTCTCGTGCAGTCTTGCTAAGCTCAATGCGTATACCACACTGAGGCTTGGGGTGATGGTGAAGAAAATCCAGAAACTGAGAGAGCAGGAAGAGCCCAGGGAGGACTTCCTGTTTATTCCGGATTATATGTTGAGTGATAATCACTTGAAGATGCAGATTTGCGTAGGAAGTGAATTTAAGTATGTTCATATCTGA